A part of Oncorhynchus masou masou isolate Uvic2021 chromosome 21, UVic_Omas_1.1, whole genome shotgun sequence genomic DNA contains:
- the LOC135507405 gene encoding peptidyl-prolyl cis-trans isomerase E-like encodes MDIKIGNKPAGRLRFLLQADIAPMTAENFLCLCTHEKGIGFKGSCFHRVIPQFMCQGGDFTNHNGTGCKSIYGRKFEDENFVLKHTAAGQISTANSGANSNGSQFFITCDKTDWLDNKHVVFGGLMEGMEVAKAMEEQKKARPSRK; translated from the exons ATGGACATCAAGATTGGCAATAAGCCAGCAGGGAGACTGCGCTTCCTGCTCCAAGCAGACATTGCTCCTATGACCGCAG AGAACTTCCTCTGCTTGTGCACACATGAGAAGGGCATTGGCTTCAAAGGCAGCTGTTTCCACCGTGTCATCCCACAGTTCATGTGTCAGGGAGGAGACTTCACCAACCACAATGGCACTGGGTGCAAGTCTATCTACGGGCGAAAGTTTGAAGATGAGAACTTTGTCCTCAAACACACTGCTGCAG GTCAAATCTCCACGGCTAACTCTGGAGCAAACAGCAACGGCTCTCAGTTCTTCATCACCTGTGACAAAACGGATTGGCTGGATAACAAACATGTGGTGTTTGGAGGGTTGATGGAGGGCATGGAGGTGGCAAAAGCCATGGAG GAACAAAAGAAGGCAAGACCAAGCAGAAAGTGA
- the LOC135508318 gene encoding gap junction beta-4 protein-like codes for MNWAFLQSLLSGVNKYSTAFGRVWLSFVFLFRVMVFVVAAENVWGDEQKDFTCNTAQPGCHNVCYDHFFPVSHVRLWALQLIFVTCPSLLVVMHVAYRDERERKHTLKYGEGCQKIYMNTGKKRGGLWWTYVLTLVFKMAVDATFVYLIYHIYEGYNFPSLIKCEQKPCPNKVDCFIARPTEKRIFTIFMVVTSLACILLSFLEILYLVGKRCKELFTRIMHKNSPSSTIQPCQMAMATSLVVGGKNGMQSNSLKLPSIKLPSKDTSAPSYSVVVYA; via the coding sequence ATGAACTGGGCATTCCTCCAGAGCCTCCTCAGTGGGGTGAACAAGTACTCCACGGCGTTCGGCCGCGTGTGGCTGTCCTTTGTCTTCCTCTTCAGGGTCATGGTGTTTGTCGTGGCAGCTGAGAATGTGTGGGGCGATGAGCAAAAAGACTTCACGTGCAACACGGCCCAGCCTGGCTGCCACAACGTCTGTTACGACCACTTCTTCCCTGTGTCCCACGTCCGCCTGTGGGCCCTGCAGCTCATCTTCGTCACATGTCCCTCTCTCCTGGTGGTAATGCACGTAGCCTACAGAGATGAACGTGAGCGTAAACACACACTAAAATATGGTGAGGGCTGCCAGAAAATCTACATGAACACCGGTAAGAAGCGTGGAGGGCTGTGGTGGACCTACGTCCTGACCCTGGTCTTCAAGATGGCTGTGGACGCCACCTTTGTGTATTTAATCTACCATATCTACGAGGGCTATAACTTCCCCTCCCTCATCAAGTGTGAGCAGAAGCCCTGTCCCAACAAGGTGGACTGCTTCATTGCTCGCCCCACTGAGAAGCGGATCTTCACCATCTTCATGGTGGTCACCAGTCTGGCTTGTATCCTGCTCTCCTTCTTGGAGATCCTGTACCTGGTCGGGAAACGCTGTAAAGAGCTCTTCACCCGTATTATGCACAAGAACTCACCCTCCTCCACCATCCAGCCATGCCAGATGGCCATGGCTACCTCCCTGGTGGTTGGTGGCAAGAATGGAATGCAGTCCAACTCATTAAAGCTGCCCTCAATAAAGCTACCCAGCAAGGATACCTCAGCCCCATCTTATAGCGTTGTCGTGTATGCCTGA
- the LOC135508317 gene encoding gap junction beta-3 protein-like produces MDWKTFQALLSGVNKYSTAFGRIWLSVVFVFRVMVYVVAAERVWGDEQKDFDCNTKQPGCANVCYDHYFPISHIRLWALQLIFVTCPSLMVVMHVAYRDERERKYHAKHGNKAKLYENTGKKHGGLWWTYLLSLFVKTGIEISFLYILHKIYDSFYLPRLVKCEVSPCPNQVDCYIGHPTEKKVFTYFMVGASALCIVLNVCEIIYLVSKGIARKAQNMKRRERTLALHERYNKENSCSDCSTLPMSRLEKQSLNPQFPGHLQATLPAHMHASAPNLS; encoded by the coding sequence ATGGATTGGAAGACCTTCCAAGCCCTCCTGAGTGGGGTGAATAAGTACTCCACTGCATTCGGCCGTATCTGGCTCTCTGTGGTGTTTGTGTTCAGGGTAATGGTGTACGTGGTGGCGGCAGAACGCGTGTGGGGCGATGAGCAGAAGGACTTTGACTGCAACACCAAGCAGCCCGGCTGTGCTAACGTCTGCTACGACCACTACTTCCCTATCTCCCACATCCGCCTGTGGGCCCTGCAGCTCATCTTCGTCACCTGCCCCTCCTTGATGGTGGTGATGCATGTGGCGTATCGCGATGAACGTGAGCGGAAGTACCACGCCAAGCATGGCAACAAGGCCAAGCTGTACGAGAACACAGGCAAAAAGCACGGCGGCCTCTGGTGGACCTACCTGCTCAGCCTCTTCGTCAAGACAGGCATCGAGATCTccttcctctacatcctccacAAAATCTATGACAGCTTCTACCTGCCCAGGCTGGTCAAGTGTGAGGTCAGCCCCTGCCCCAATCAGGTGGACTGCTACATCGGCCACCCCACAGAGAAGAAGGTCTTCACCTACTTCATGGTTGGCGCCTCGGCCCTCTGCATCGTGCTCAACGTCTGTGAGATCATCTACCTCGTCTCCAAGGGCATCGCTCGCAAAGCACAAAATATGAAGAGAAGAGAGCGCACCTTGGCCTTGCATGAACGGTACAACAAGGAGAATTCCTGCAGTGACTGCAGCACTCTACCTATGTCTCGGCTGGAGAAACAATCCTTAAATCCCCAGTTTCCAGGCCACCTACAAGCCACCTTACCGGCTCATATGCATGCTTCTGCCCCTAACCTGTCCTAG